In Ktedonobacteraceae bacterium, one genomic interval encodes:
- a CDS encoding ATP-binding protein, with amino-acid sequence MGIQDITRLSSEASELATILQDLTRLGQRTGMVADGQGTGSIASALLECLACFFGAGHGALLLDTQGNLEFGRSYSPASLYENDVRVLALHRMGENDSSILLDASASHYEKEQPGSALLCSITYRLPVGYAASESRRLQASQIELLPCISSNAAPQPLEALLLLSWDDAEEMDCSMTIERAHRLLPQIADAAGAVIGNILLAERVQELEHTAMREALAGMELLKAELLGTVSHELRSPLASIKGYAATLLRHERRLAKEERHQFLLAINEGCDRLEIIIERLLEMSQLDTKAIRLVYSTVDVARLAQEAIGAAEERIVARFPNRFHFSLRIEKFEGIPVSTVPLIMGDQRRLREVLDNLLENAIKYSPAGGTITILIRPAAQDKVASSLNIDNKEDTHGSKNELSPMLEICVIDTGIGIPAEHIERIFDRFHRVDMRLTREVNGLGLGLAISKRIVEMHGGVIWAESSGPGGSIFHVLLPLQEKEG; translated from the coding sequence ATGGGAATACAAGATATAACGCGGTTGAGTTCTGAGGCATCAGAGTTGGCGACGATATTGCAAGATCTGACCCGGTTAGGACAAAGAACCGGAATGGTAGCAGATGGACAGGGTACAGGCTCCATTGCTAGCGCTCTGCTTGAGTGCCTGGCCTGCTTCTTTGGCGCCGGGCATGGCGCCTTACTGCTCGATACACAGGGAAACCTGGAGTTCGGTCGCTCATACTCACCTGCTTCATTATATGAAAATGATGTAAGAGTTTTAGCTCTGCACCGTATGGGTGAGAACGATTCGTCTATTCTCCTGGATGCCTCTGCTTCACATTATGAGAAAGAACAGCCTGGATCAGCTTTATTATGTAGCATCACCTACCGGCTCCCGGTAGGCTATGCAGCATCCGAGAGCAGGCGCCTGCAAGCGAGTCAAATAGAGCTTTTGCCGTGCATATCCTCGAATGCTGCTCCTCAACCTTTGGAGGCTTTGTTACTCTTGAGTTGGGACGATGCTGAGGAAATGGACTGTAGTATGACTATCGAGCGCGCACACCGGTTGCTGCCACAGATTGCTGATGCAGCGGGAGCCGTCATCGGGAATATATTGCTGGCCGAACGTGTGCAGGAGTTGGAACATACCGCTATGCGGGAGGCGCTTGCGGGCATGGAACTCCTCAAAGCCGAGTTGCTAGGCACAGTTAGCCATGAATTACGCAGCCCACTTGCTTCCATCAAGGGCTACGCGGCAACGCTCTTGCGTCACGAACGCCGCCTTGCGAAGGAGGAGCGGCATCAGTTTTTGCTGGCTATCAATGAAGGATGTGACCGCCTGGAAATCATTATTGAGCGCCTGCTGGAGATGTCGCAGTTAGATACAAAGGCGATACGACTTGTCTATTCCACGGTTGATGTGGCGCGTCTTGCTCAAGAGGCCATTGGCGCCGCTGAAGAACGCATAGTAGCTCGATTCCCGAATCGATTTCACTTCAGCTTGCGTATCGAAAAGTTCGAAGGTATACCCGTTTCCACCGTTCCTCTAATTATGGGTGATCAACGGCGGTTACGAGAAGTGTTAGATAACTTACTGGAAAATGCTATCAAGTATTCGCCCGCAGGCGGTACGATTACCATACTCATTCGCCCGGCAGCGCAGGATAAGGTAGCGAGTAGCCTGAACATCGACAACAAGGAAGACACCCACGGGTCAAAAAATGAGCTGTCTCCTATGCTAGAAATCTGTGTCATCGATACTGGGATCGGCATTCCCGCCGAGCATATCGAGCGCATCTTCGATCGTTTCCATCGCGTCGATATGCGTCTCACACGTGAAGTCAACGGTCTCGGATTGGGTCTGGCGATCAGCAAACGTATTGTCGAAATGCATGGCGGAGTGATCTGGGCCGAAAGCTCTGGGCCTGGAGGCAGCATTTTCCATGTGCTGCTTCCATTGCAGGAAAAAGAAGGATGA
- a CDS encoding CDP-alcohol phosphatidyltransferase family protein, producing the protein MKKLPLESIYSDVEEWFLGPWQKIRQRLLTPIAIVLLRLGISADMLSFASVFFGLGFFLLAPFQFEIAFWLLIASVICDGLDGVEARMKGATTMRGAVTDMFCDQLVVALSVAGMAWKGLVHPVLAIIFVYIYTALVIFLLLHRLLAISSFGIVRPSRFLLYAAIALYFFFHIDVLNYLLVFYLLALPLLGISFWRIRRAL; encoded by the coding sequence ATGAAGAAACTTCCGTTGGAGAGTATTTATAGCGATGTCGAAGAATGGTTCCTGGGTCCGTGGCAAAAAATACGCCAGCGACTCCTTACCCCTATCGCAATTGTCCTCTTACGCCTGGGAATAAGCGCGGATATGCTCTCTTTCGCGTCTGTTTTCTTTGGCCTCGGTTTTTTTCTCCTTGCCCCATTTCAATTTGAGATCGCTTTCTGGCTGTTGATTGCCTCTGTCATTTGTGATGGGCTGGATGGCGTTGAGGCCAGGATGAAAGGCGCAACAACGATGCGTGGCGCAGTTACTGATATGTTCTGCGATCAACTGGTAGTCGCGCTCAGCGTCGCAGGGATGGCCTGGAAAGGGCTTGTGCATCCTGTGCTGGCGATCATCTTTGTCTATATCTATACTGCCCTTGTCATTTTCCTACTCTTGCATCGTCTCCTGGCAATCTCTTCTTTCGGTATCGTGCGGCCCAGCCGCTTCTTGCTTTATGCTGCGATAGCCCTCTATTTTTTCTTTCACATCGACGTGCTGAACTATTTGCTGGTCTTTTATCTCCTGGCATTACCTCTACTGGGTATCAGTTTCTGGAGAATAAGGCGCGCTTTATGA
- a CDS encoding CPBP family intramembrane glutamic endopeptidase, whose amino-acid sequence MSSVKSQEVARSTVVDTWRWLWPDIFMRILPMAIVPFLYIAILHLSLSFLGLTLNNWPQQLLLGIAIGIPMCVFAITYRIWIVSPWFRRPTLNDHTLQGFYYLVINGPVEELFFRGFLLAAVTQWTGWIGWGWLVSTVVYTLYHRLGKWNWRSVAGVGLAGLVFSLLYVAQPEPRSLLAVVIVHGLTTWGFLSLGDEVMYRRWKRKQG is encoded by the coding sequence GTGTCATCTGTAAAGTCTCAAGAGGTCGCCCGGTCAACGGTTGTCGATACATGGCGCTGGCTCTGGCCAGATATATTCATGCGTATCCTTCCTATGGCTATCGTGCCTTTTCTTTATATTGCTATTCTTCACCTGTCACTCTCTTTTCTGGGGCTGACGCTCAATAACTGGCCTCAACAACTCTTGCTTGGTATCGCAATAGGCATCCCGATGTGCGTCTTTGCGATAACGTATCGCATCTGGATAGTTAGTCCCTGGTTCCGCCGACCCACTTTGAATGATCACACTCTCCAGGGCTTTTATTACCTCGTCATCAATGGTCCCGTCGAAGAACTATTTTTTCGCGGTTTCTTGCTGGCAGCGGTGACTCAGTGGACAGGTTGGATTGGCTGGGGATGGCTGGTAAGTACCGTTGTTTACACGCTCTATCACCGGCTGGGTAAGTGGAACTGGCGCAGTGTGGCGGGTGTTGGGCTAGCGGGTCTGGTATTTAGCCTTCTATACGTGGCGCAACCTGAGCCACGCTCGCTGCTGGCAGTCGTTATCGTGCATGGATTGACTACCTGGGGCTTCCTGAGCCTGGGCGACGAGGTGATGTACAGGAGATGGAAACGCAAGCAAGGATAA
- a CDS encoding response regulator: protein MHIGIVDDNPSVLAMIEAALKLHGHSSETFSNSSSFLYALHVARREPPYDVVIVDLFLDHLSGIDIIEVLQAQRSQLIPTILISAAEETTLTPIRQRYPVVPIMQKPFSMRTLLSLVDKVTSRVNV, encoded by the coding sequence ATGCACATAGGTATTGTCGATGACAACCCGTCGGTTCTGGCAATGATCGAAGCGGCACTGAAGCTGCATGGGCATAGCAGCGAGACGTTTAGTAACTCATCATCTTTTCTCTATGCTCTGCACGTCGCCCGACGCGAGCCACCGTATGATGTAGTAATTGTTGATCTCTTCCTGGATCACCTTTCGGGCATCGATATTATCGAGGTCTTGCAGGCGCAACGCTCACAATTGATACCCACGATCTTGATTTCAGCTGCTGAAGAAACAACCCTTACCCCGATCAGGCAACGTTATCCTGTTGTGCCGATCATGCAGAAACCTTTCAGCATGCGGACGCTTCTTTCCCTCGTCGATAAAGTTACTTCCAGAGTAAACGTATAG
- a CDS encoding response regulator transcription factor — MSAKTTILTADDDPQLLRLVMRNLQLEGYEVIAVSDGQQALTQIEQQAPDLVLLDVMMPKMDGFTVCQRVREFSTVPIIIVTARGQDQDKVRGLDLGADDYLTKPFSIDELLARVRAVLRRTQFSAREHAQGLQTTATIGELEIDYSQHLVKIAGREITLTPTEYNILAYLAKNAGRVLTQDLLLEHVWGSEYLGESHMLQVNINRLRRKLEADPAHPRYILTKVGVGYYLASQLDAVAK; from the coding sequence ATGTCTGCTAAAACAACAATTCTTACCGCGGATGATGATCCACAGTTGCTGCGACTGGTGATGCGCAATCTACAGTTGGAGGGGTACGAGGTGATTGCGGTCAGCGATGGTCAGCAGGCTCTGACTCAGATTGAGCAACAGGCCCCTGACCTTGTGCTGCTCGATGTAATGATGCCTAAAATGGATGGCTTCACGGTCTGCCAGCGTGTTCGTGAATTCTCGACCGTTCCAATTATCATTGTGACTGCACGCGGGCAGGATCAGGACAAAGTTCGAGGGCTTGACCTGGGGGCGGACGACTATCTCACCAAGCCATTCAGTATAGATGAGCTTCTGGCCCGCGTGCGTGCCGTGTTGAGGCGTACACAGTTTAGCGCCAGGGAGCATGCACAAGGTCTACAAACAACCGCAACCATTGGTGAACTGGAAATTGACTATTCCCAACACCTGGTAAAGATAGCGGGCCGCGAGATCACACTCACACCAACTGAGTACAATATCCTTGCCTACCTTGCTAAAAATGCCGGACGCGTCCTGACCCAGGATTTGTTGCTTGAACATGTATGGGGCAGTGAGTACCTGGGTGAGAGCCATATGCTCCAGGTGAATATCAATCGACTACGGCGCAAGCTCGAAGCCGATCCTGCTCACCCCCGTTATATTCTTACTAAAGTGGGTGTTGGCTATTATCTTGCTTCCCAACTTGATGCTGTCGCGAAGTGA
- a CDS encoding NB-ARC domain-containing protein, protein MATREGAQRSTHLSLFREKVNSARRRAGRLQKELAGALGIDAEVLSRKLHGQQNTFPTHREVKQIVKELAAWDAITTQSEAIELLSLMGLKRESFSEEEWNSAPLNRLESVPQDNRASSIAPSPSPVQLANLPLPVPSTSFIGRMHDVELLLDRLRQPSVRLLTLFGTGGVGKTRLALEVAHAVQQEFAGGAFFVYLATISDIALVPSTIAQALRLAEPIAGGDSGRQSTASHTDMLKNFLREKECLLVLDNVEQIPNIGLFIGDLLGAAARLKIIATSRAVLHLYGEYEFDVPPLEVCTPGQAVDIDYLSHLPATRLFVERAQAVNSAFQITENNAAMIADICARLDGLPLAIELAAARTKVLSLPAIWQRLVDSRGGRLAFLHATTYNTLQRHQTLQETLDWSYDLLNERQQRLFRRLAVFLGGWSLHAALAIAVSDNEKTTLDDALLQMEALIDHSIVKRALPESMASPLASPDQFAEIFEEANPEPRFYFLETIREYALKQLAASGELEEMQRSHATYYLALAERVEPGLYSNKQAIAVSILAREQDNLRAALTWAIERNEAEIAQRLCGALGMFWEARTQFQEAHHWIDSALQMTRETSPAIRAKLLMAASRIALWEIECQRSRELARQALALYEIVDDVVGKTGAIFQIGDTWHMQGEYALATRYFQESLEPQRQQENWRGYAFTLSRLGAMAILQGNFQQAWTWLSEAVILQREYSEPGLLNVTLVYLGVLALIQGDLQQSLNYLREGLLLAQQTGNRYMLGIDLIAFGCLLGTIQGPYFAARVCSGAEAVLESLNTALPAAYRPLYIAYISGIKSQIDETTWETWWAEGKRLSQEEISRIALDANLP, encoded by the coding sequence ATGGCTACCAGAGAAGGCGCTCAGCGGTCCACTCATCTGAGTCTCTTTCGAGAGAAGGTGAACTCTGCCCGGCGCAGGGCCGGGCGATTGCAAAAGGAGCTGGCCGGAGCGCTAGGAATTGATGCAGAGGTACTCAGTCGCAAACTACATGGTCAACAGAACACCTTTCCAACGCATAGAGAAGTGAAGCAAATCGTCAAGGAACTGGCGGCCTGGGATGCTATTACCACCCAAAGCGAGGCTATTGAGCTTCTTTCTTTGATGGGCTTGAAAAGGGAGAGTTTCTCAGAGGAGGAATGGAACTCCGCTCCACTGAATCGCCTGGAGTCAGTCCCTCAAGACAATAGAGCCAGTTCTATTGCTCCTTCGCCTTCACCGGTACAATTGGCAAATCTTCCATTACCCGTACCGTCTACTTCGTTTATTGGACGGATGCATGACGTGGAATTGTTGCTTGACCGGTTACGACAGCCTTCGGTGCGTCTCCTGACGTTGTTTGGGACTGGGGGCGTTGGTAAGACGCGCCTGGCGTTGGAGGTAGCGCATGCTGTACAACAAGAGTTTGCCGGTGGCGCGTTTTTTGTGTACCTGGCGACTATCAGCGATATTGCTCTTGTTCCTTCAACCATTGCGCAGGCGCTGCGCCTGGCAGAGCCGATTGCCGGAGGTGATTCAGGCAGGCAGAGTACCGCATCGCATACGGATATGCTCAAAAATTTCTTGCGTGAAAAAGAATGCTTGCTTGTGCTGGATAATGTAGAGCAAATACCGAATATTGGGCTTTTCATTGGCGACCTGCTGGGTGCCGCCGCGAGGCTGAAGATCATAGCCACCAGCCGTGCTGTCCTGCACCTGTATGGAGAGTATGAATTCGACGTTCCACCTCTCGAGGTCTGCACACCTGGGCAAGCAGTAGATATTGACTACCTCTCCCACCTTCCTGCAACTCGCCTCTTTGTTGAACGCGCGCAGGCAGTCAATTCCGCATTCCAGATAACCGAAAACAATGCGGCTATGATTGCCGATATTTGCGCGCGCCTGGATGGCCTACCTCTAGCAATCGAGCTGGCCGCCGCGCGCACCAAAGTGCTATCGCTACCTGCAATCTGGCAGCGCCTGGTAGATAGTAGGGGAGGGCGCCTGGCATTCCTGCACGCTACTACTTACAACACGCTCCAGCGGCATCAGACTTTGCAGGAAACTCTGGATTGGAGCTATGACCTGCTGAACGAGCGACAACAGCGATTATTTCGTCGCCTGGCGGTTTTTCTCGGCGGCTGGTCATTGCATGCTGCTCTGGCTATTGCCGTGAGCGATAACGAAAAAACTACCCTCGATGATGCGCTCCTGCAGATGGAAGCCTTGATCGACCACAGCATTGTGAAGCGCGCGCTGCCTGAATCAATGGCTTCTCCTCTCGCCTCGCCGGACCAATTCGCAGAAATATTTGAGGAGGCGAATCCTGAGCCGCGCTTCTATTTTTTAGAAACCATCCGCGAATATGCGCTGAAACAACTGGCCGCCAGTGGCGAACTGGAAGAAATGCAGCGCTCGCACGCCACCTACTATCTGGCATTAGCGGAACGTGTTGAACCGGGTCTGTACAGTAACAAGCAGGCTATCGCCGTATCCATATTGGCTCGCGAGCAGGATAACTTGCGTGCAGCATTAACATGGGCTATTGAACGAAATGAGGCTGAAATTGCGCAGCGCTTGTGTGGTGCGCTGGGAATGTTCTGGGAGGCCCGCACGCAATTTCAGGAGGCCCATCACTGGATTGATAGCGCGCTGCAGATGACGCGGGAGACTTCGCCTGCCATACGTGCCAAATTGTTGATGGCGGCTTCGCGCATCGCTTTGTGGGAGATAGAATGCCAGCGTTCGAGAGAACTGGCCCGGCAAGCTCTGGCGCTCTATGAAATCGTGGATGACGTTGTTGGAAAAACCGGAGCAATTTTCCAGATAGGTGATACCTGGCATATGCAAGGGGAATATGCGCTGGCCACCCGGTACTTTCAAGAAAGCCTGGAGCCTCAACGCCAGCAGGAAAACTGGCGCGGCTATGCCTTTACGCTCAGCAGACTGGGAGCGATGGCAATCCTCCAGGGCAATTTTCAACAGGCGTGGACATGGCTGAGCGAGGCTGTGATTCTACAGCGTGAGTATAGCGAGCCGGGTCTGCTCAATGTAACGCTTGTGTACCTGGGTGTGCTGGCGCTGATCCAGGGTGACTTACAACAGAGCCTCAACTACCTGCGCGAAGGCTTATTGTTGGCCCAGCAGACCGGCAATCGTTACATGCTCGGTATCGATTTGATTGCATTTGGCTGTTTGCTAGGGACAATCCAGGGGCCATACTTCGCTGCTCGAGTGTGCAGCGGCGCTGAAGCGGTGCTGGAGAGTTTGAATACCGCGCTGCCTGCCGCATATCGCCCGCTCTATATTGCCTATATCAGCGGTATCAAGTCACAGATCGATGAGACTACATGGGAAACATGGTGGGCCGAGGGCAAACGGCTCTCTCAAGAAGAGATCAGTAGGATTGCGCTCGATGCAAATTTGCCATAA
- a CDS encoding dienelactone hydrolase family protein: protein MGTIQEWNTRTYQVPLEGQITLEGNLNIPDNPRGVVVFVHGSGSSRFSPRNQFVAQQLYQAGLATFLMDLLTANEEQEDRYTGHLRFDIQLLSRRVVGATNWLLLQPGIKNLKIGYFGASTGAAAALVAAAEHTFEIGAVVSRGGRPDLASSALSEVRAPTLLLVGSKDTQVIELNRLAYSLLQCEKRLEIIPGASHLFEEPGTLERAAELARDWFTDHFSASPSVASHSGPGST from the coding sequence ATGGGCACAATACAGGAGTGGAACACAAGAACATACCAGGTGCCTCTTGAAGGACAGATTACGCTTGAAGGCAACCTCAATATACCGGACAATCCACGCGGCGTCGTAGTATTCGTGCATGGGAGTGGAAGCAGCAGATTTAGCCCGCGCAATCAGTTTGTTGCTCAGCAATTGTATCAGGCCGGACTGGCTACGTTCTTAATGGATCTGCTCACAGCCAATGAAGAACAAGAGGATCGTTATACCGGCCACTTACGTTTCGATATCCAGTTGCTCAGCAGGCGCGTTGTTGGCGCGACAAACTGGCTCTTGCTACAACCCGGCATCAAAAACCTCAAGATCGGCTACTTTGGCGCCAGCACGGGGGCGGCAGCTGCGCTGGTAGCGGCTGCGGAACACACTTTTGAAATTGGCGCTGTTGTCTCAAGAGGCGGCAGGCCAGATCTCGCCAGTTCAGCTCTATCTGAGGTGCGAGCGCCGACCTTGCTGCTCGTTGGATCAAAAGACACGCAGGTGATAGAGTTGAATCGCCTGGCATATTCGCTGTTGCAATGCGAAAAGCGCCTGGAAATTATTCCAGGCGCATCACACCTGTTTGAGGAACCAGGCACACTGGAGAGAGCGGCCGAGCTGGCCAGAGATTGGTTTACGGATCATTTTTCAGCTTCGCCGTCCGTGGCCTCGCATTCAGGACCTGGTTCGACATAG
- a CDS encoding MFS transporter, whose amino-acid sequence MKAIRLSVRKQLTLNILWFGLNAQTAALLPIVIPTQIVLFISSSQVGSAQQVLFLSWLMGGAAVISLFMPPAIGTLSDRTRGGFGRRRPYIAVGGLLLLMSTPLLVNSGSIIIFLIGLSLLLIGKNVLQPAYQSLVPDHVSENQRGETAGYVGGMTILGNVVGLGLAAWLLGGVSQHAYSASLVRTNAGIYYVVTAVLVLVGLLITVFGVREIPLLVHKHETTTGQQELTCASRQEWMRRFAHHFVHDWIEPWHDFNFTMVFLTRASLMLGLALFMTYIEYYFARVQHVANFVQVTGIVAMLALGGAVVSGVIAGFLSDRIKRRAPVVCVATLLMAIAALSFVIFPDTLMAYLFPLGIFFGLGYGAYSSVDWALSIDVLPNMEKAGKDLGVWSASGTLPGVAAPIIGSMIISIAAGSGNTGLGYQLVFGAATLFFVLAAVGILFVKK is encoded by the coding sequence GTGAAAGCTATTCGACTCTCTGTTCGTAAACAATTAACTTTAAACATACTATGGTTTGGTCTGAATGCACAAACGGCGGCTCTGTTGCCCATAGTTATTCCGACCCAGATTGTACTCTTTATCTCCTCAAGCCAGGTAGGAAGTGCCCAGCAAGTATTATTCCTCAGCTGGCTCATGGGAGGAGCGGCGGTCATCTCGTTATTTATGCCGCCCGCCATCGGAACGCTTTCCGATCGCACTCGCGGCGGCTTTGGACGGCGCCGTCCCTATATCGCTGTGGGCGGCCTGCTTTTACTGATGAGTACCCCCCTGCTGGTGAACTCCGGCAGCATTATCATTTTTCTGATAGGTCTTAGCCTGCTGCTGATAGGGAAGAATGTGCTACAGCCTGCCTATCAAAGCCTGGTGCCCGATCATGTTTCAGAGAACCAGCGCGGTGAGACGGCAGGGTATGTCGGCGGTATGACGATCCTGGGCAATGTGGTAGGTCTTGGCCTGGCAGCCTGGCTGCTTGGCGGGGTCAGCCAGCATGCCTATAGCGCCAGCCTGGTTCGTACCAATGCTGGCATTTATTATGTGGTAACTGCCGTCCTGGTGCTGGTGGGTCTGTTAATAACCGTGTTTGGCGTGCGTGAAATCCCCCTGCTTGTGCATAAACATGAAACGACCACAGGCCAGCAGGAGCTTACATGCGCGAGCCGGCAGGAGTGGATGCGCAGGTTCGCTCACCATTTCGTCCATGATTGGATTGAGCCCTGGCACGACTTCAATTTCACCATGGTCTTCCTGACACGAGCCTCTTTGATGTTGGGGTTGGCGCTGTTCATGACCTATATCGAGTACTATTTCGCCCGCGTACAGCATGTCGCCAATTTCGTGCAGGTGACAGGCATTGTAGCGATGCTGGCTCTGGGGGGCGCGGTAGTGAGCGGGGTGATCGCGGGCTTCCTCTCAGATCGCATCAAGCGACGCGCCCCGGTTGTATGTGTCGCGACACTGCTCATGGCTATCGCAGCCCTCTCGTTTGTGATTTTCCCGGATACACTGATGGCGTATCTCTTTCCATTAGGCATCTTCTTCGGCCTTGGCTACGGGGCCTATTCAAGCGTTGACTGGGCATTGTCCATCGATGTGTTGCCGAATATGGAGAAAGCCGGCAAGGACCTGGGGGTATGGAGCGCTTCAGGAACGCTGCCAGGAGTGGCCGCGCCTATCATCGGCAGTATGATTATTAGCATAGCCGCCGGATCGGGTAACACAGGGCTGGGCTACCAGCTCGTCTTTGGCGCGGCGACGCTCTTCTTCGTGCTTGCCGCGGTTGGTATTCTCTTCGTGAAGAAATAA
- a CDS encoding class I SAM-dependent methyltransferase, whose protein sequence is MDDSTESDNPLTDHAHKNRLLWEANSDSYDQAHEEALSGSNAMSWGLWRIPEAELHVLGEVAGKDILEFGCGGARWSIALAKCGARPVGLDLSPRQLHHARLHMAEEGVDFPLVESSAEDVPLPDASFDIVFCDWGAMTFCDPQRTVPEATRLLRRGGLFVFSNAAPIQSICHNMTTDKTEQALINDYFGMTRLEWEDEVNFQLPYGEWIRLFRRCGFVIEDLIETRPPRGATTAYRSEEENEWARHWPMENIWKLRKV, encoded by the coding sequence ATGGACGACAGTACAGAATCGGATAATCCGCTAACGGATCATGCGCATAAGAACAGGTTGCTGTGGGAGGCAAACAGCGATAGCTACGATCAAGCACACGAGGAAGCCCTTTCAGGGAGCAATGCCATGTCCTGGGGCTTGTGGCGGATTCCTGAAGCTGAATTACACGTGCTGGGTGAAGTTGCCGGTAAGGATATATTAGAGTTTGGCTGTGGCGGGGCGCGCTGGTCGATTGCCCTCGCTAAATGCGGAGCACGGCCGGTTGGCCTCGACCTCTCCCCGCGGCAACTCCACCATGCGCGCCTTCATATGGCAGAGGAGGGCGTTGACTTCCCACTGGTCGAGTCCAGCGCTGAGGATGTGCCGCTGCCAGACGCCAGTTTCGATATCGTTTTCTGTGATTGGGGCGCGATGACTTTCTGCGATCCACAGCGCACAGTTCCCGAGGCGACTCGTTTGCTCCGGCGGGGAGGGCTCTTCGTCTTCTCTAATGCTGCCCCAATCCAGTCCATTTGCCACAACATGACGACCGATAAGACTGAGCAAGCTCTCATCAATGACTACTTCGGCATGACCCGCCTGGAATGGGAAGACGAGGTGAATTTTCAATTACCCTACGGTGAGTGGATTCGCCTCTTCCGTCGCTGCGGTTTCGTGATTGAGGATCTGATCGAAACACGGCCACCGCGGGGAGCAACTACCGCCTATCGCTCTGAGGAAGAGAATGAGTGGGCGAGACACTGGCCCATGGAAAATATCTGGAAACTGCGCAAAGTGTGA
- a CDS encoding alpha/beta hydrolase, which produces MASWQSHAIKFVLRSIQRYGRKPTSIQKERAALEARVAHVPKKRLAKYEPCKIEEMRAEWVTVSGAIQEHVILYLHGGAFVLGSVNTHRSLAVDLSRVSHARVLLFDYRLAPEYPFPAALEDAMCAYRWLLARGISHRHVAVAGDSAGGGLTVALLLAARDTGLPMPAAAICLSPFVDLALAGESIKTKARVDVMVQANLMPYAVEAYLGKADPLTPLASPLYADLHGLPPLLIQVGTDEVLYDDATRLAERARAAGVDVTLEVWDGMFHTWQAWGWLLPEAKRSIDHIGKFVRMHIQ; this is translated from the coding sequence ATGGCGAGCTGGCAAAGCCATGCTATCAAATTTGTCCTCCGTTCTATACAACGCTACGGGCGCAAACCTACTTCAATCCAGAAGGAGCGGGCAGCACTTGAGGCCAGAGTAGCACATGTTCCTAAAAAGCGACTTGCCAAATATGAGCCATGCAAGATAGAAGAGATGCGTGCTGAGTGGGTCACGGTCTCCGGAGCAATACAAGAACACGTGATCCTGTACCTGCATGGCGGCGCTTTCGTCCTTGGTTCTGTCAATACACATCGCTCACTGGCCGTCGACCTGTCGCGAGTATCGCACGCGCGCGTTTTGCTGTTCGATTATCGCCTGGCCCCCGAATATCCTTTTCCGGCCGCATTAGAAGATGCCATGTGCGCATATCGCTGGCTGTTGGCGCGGGGAATCTCGCACCGTCACGTGGCTGTTGCAGGAGACTCCGCCGGCGGTGGTTTGACCGTTGCACTACTCTTAGCCGCGCGAGATACGGGCCTACCGATGCCTGCCGCGGCTATTTGCCTCTCGCCATTTGTAGACCTGGCTCTGGCAGGCGAGTCGATAAAGACGAAGGCCAGAGTGGATGTAATGGTACAGGCAAACCTGATGCCCTATGCAGTCGAGGCATATCTTGGGAAAGCTGATCCTCTGACACCTCTCGCTTCACCTCTGTACGCCGATTTACATGGTCTGCCACCATTACTGATACAGGTGGGAACTGACGAAGTTCTCTATGATGATGCGACGCGGCTTGCTGAACGCGCTCGCGCAGCAGGAGTCGATGTGACCTTAGAAGTCTGGGATGGGATGTTTCATACCTGGCAGGCCTGGGGTTGGCTGCTCCCAGAGGCCAAACGGTCAATTGACCACATTGGCAAATTTGTGCGCATGCACATACAATGA